gCTAAAATTCCAGAAAATAGCTAAGTTTGGGAAGATAAACTTCAAATTCTATGAGATTTTGGtgtttagaacaaatggagataggTGAAATATAGCAAAATACTGGATCTTTAAAGGTTTAGATGATCAATATACGTCTGACTGAAtcttgtatttgtgttttagtgGTCAAGTGATGTGGTGTGTTTGGTGATTTTTGGACTTCCAAttgacaagaatcaatcaacaacactaacTTATACATGGACACTTGGTtttggagtttagttactctttaaagtaaCTTTGGTCCTTTGTTGTCATACATTAAGTCAGACTTCTTCAAACCCCTGCATGTACATTGTGCTTCCACATTCattaaagtgtttatttctcCACAGGGTGGTCTTCCTCCACATGCCTACAGTACCACTATGTTGCTGATCAAAAGACTTGGACTGAAGCTCAGACCTACTGCAGGCAGACTTATGCAGACCTGGCCACAATTGGAAACAAAGAGCAGAACGACCAGCTTCTAGACACCATTACATCAAATGGTCAGAGCTCAGAGGTCTGGATGGGTCTGTACAGCACAATCGACTGGAGATGGTCAGATGGATTCTCAGGAGTCGGTGCTAACTATAGTAACTGGAGACATGGTCAACCTAACTTTCATTCAGCTCATGAGTTTTGTGTTTTAGCAACATCTGTATGGTATGACGTGCTTTGTTCAGCTAAGCggtgttttgtttgttacaaTGGTGAGAATATGAAAAATCAAAACTTAATTTCTATAAAATATAATCATAGTGTAAGAATACTCCTCTCTAAAACCCTAATGATTGTCTCAACAGGGTCACAGCTGGATCCCAacgttttttttgtgaattcttATGAAACTTGGCCAGTTGCACAGAAATACTGTCGAGAAAATTATGTGGACCTGGTGACTGTGACAAATAtcaaagtggtggaaaagattAACAGTGAGACAGGGGGCTCAAAGGTATGGATTGGGCTACACAGAGCTCCAAACTTTTTCTGGTCAGATGGAAGCAACTTCACCTTCAACAACTGGGACAGTGTTGCTAATAAGCTCAACTCCATGAAAGTTATCTGTGCTGTGACCTCATCAACCATGGGGGGAAAATGGAAGTTTTTATCCTGTGAAGAAAAACTGCCATTTGTCTGCTACAGTATACCTCATGGTTAGTGGGATAATGATAATCATGAAATGAAActgagaaaagtgttttataAATTAGGCAAATACTGCCTAACATTTTTTACCCTAATCCAAAAAATTATTAGTGAAAAGGAGGAACTATTATTGGGAAGATGTTGGACAATCTAGACGTGGATATAAAAGAGGAAGTGGTGTCTAAACAGAAGTCCTTCTATTAATAAAACCGAAACTAATCAATTTACAAAGCAAACATGAGGAAAAGTAGAAACCAAAGCTACCTAAATAACTGACTAATTGACATTGATGACAATCCTATCACAATGCAGTAAACATGACGAGTGCAAACACTTCTTTAATTGGTGAGGGAAAACAATCAGTACACACGGcccacctgagtggaaacacaagggactaaacacaaacacagtctaCTTAACAAAACAGGGTGTGTGGaaacacacagacatgaaccacacacacagacaaccaactaaataccaaaaaaataactgaaaactaaataaaaccagGTTCACTGACAAAATGGAAACTCATAGAAAATAGAACCCAAAGAGGGTTTGAACCTAAAACATTCCAGACACAGTACATAAAAGAGATTGTGCCACTTTTAAAACTAGATATAAATAAttgcaaaacaaacacagaagaTAGGTGTACAACTGATACAACTATTTACTTCTTGTATGATACAACTAAAGTTTTaatcatagtttttgtcgactacattttttaaaatgacaatggtaaatggacttgattaatatagcgctttatcaccactctggagtagtctcaaagcgcttcacaatatcagggaattcacccattcacacaccaataggACTGAGCTGctatgcaaggcactagtcgaccactgggagcaacttagggttcagttcttgcccaaggacactttgtgAGACTGGAATCGAACCttcaacctctcaatcagaagctGACCCCTCTACTACCTGAGACCCGGTCGCCCAAATGTCAAAAACTAGACTATGgctaactaaaataaatacatgtgaacaaaaactacattaaagtgtatcaatatttttgttagtttataaaaatgtaacaataatTTCATCACATGGAACGAAattcaatcagaactcatgtgattaTATTGTtttacgcattgatcacatcaaatacgtcattgaatttaaaaacattaaatcaggttgatcaatgacaactgaaacttgaaaaaatgtataaactccTAAGCTTTATATTTAGCTCTATTatttctgtaacagatttagtcgactaaaatcttaatatcATTTATTGACTCAAACTATATGTCACGGTTTgctgtgggtgtggacccaaatgcaaggagagacggAGGCAGGATAGACGCAtaacgttcttggaaccagtccatgtttattctcaaaatcaaaatcaaaacttaaatccaaaaacaggaggggagcaggaacagggagcaagaccagacacactGCACACGAAGGGAGACCACAAACCTGACAACATAATacaacgaaccagcaaccacactgtgaccaagcacacatttaaatagtgaaggaggcctgattaggaatgggccacacctgggtgcaaacatgagggagctactcaatcaccaagcactcacacagacatcactgaggggtggagccacaagcaggaatccctaaaacacagacaagagttaacaccagacaagactcaaaatacacaaagacacagAACAACTGAACTTAACTAACAGAACATGACATAACCCCCCCTTTAAGGAGCGGGTTCCAAACGCtctctaaacaaaaaaaatctaaccacCCAAACACCAAACCAGGGTGGGTGGACGGGGGACCCGGAGGAGGGTCAAAACAgttccggcggcctcccatgagacggagccggcgaggcaggggaccaggagtccggcggcctcccatgaggcggagccggcgaggcaggggaccaggagtccggcggcctcccatgaggcggagccggcgaggcaggggaccaggagtccggcggcctcccatgaggcggagccggcgaagcaggggaccaggagtccggcggcctcccatgaggcggagccggcgaagcaggggaccaggagtccggcggcctcccatgaggcggagccggcgaagcagacgggaagacctctgGCGAAGagcgctcagacgaggcaggcgggaagacctccggcaggccgggctcagacgggacaggcgggaagacctccggcgaagagggctcagacgggacaggcgggaagacctccggcgaagagggctcagatgGGACAGGCGCGCTGggagttggcggcctggtgcggggagccggcactggcggcgacgttggcggcctggtgcggggagccggcactggcggcgacgttggcggcctggtgcggggagccggcactggcggcgacgttggcggcctggtgcggggagccggcactggcggcgacgttggcggcctggtgcggggagccggcactggcggcgacgttggcggcctggtgcggggagccggcactggcggcgacgttggcggcctggtgcggggagccggcactggcggcgacgttggcggcctggtgcggggagccggcactggcggcgacgttggcggcctggtgcggggagccgggactggcggcagggcgggcggcggccgggtgcgtggagccgggactggcggcagggcgggcggcggccgggtgcgtggagccgggactggcggcagggcgggcggcggccgggtgcgtggagccgggactggcggcagggcaggcggcggccgggtgcgtggagccgggactggcggcagggcaggcggcggccgggtgcgtggagccgggactggcggcagggcaggcggcggccgggtgcgtggagccgggactggcggcagggcaggcggcggccgggtgcgtggagccgggactggcggcagggcaggcggcggccgggtgcgtggagccgggactggaacgctagcctgacggctaggggacacaggaacgctagcctgacggctaggagacacaggaacgctagcctgacggctaggagacacaggaacgctagcctgacggctaggagacacaggaacgctagcctgggagctaagagacacaggaacgctagcctgggagctaagagacacaggaacgctagcctgggagctaagagacacaggaacgctagcctgggagctaagagacacaggaacgctagcctgggagctaagagacacaggaacgctagcctgggagctaagagacacaggaacgctagcctgggagctaagagacacaggaacgctagcctgggagctaagagacacaggaacgctagcctgggagctaagagacacaggaacgctagcctgggagctaggagacacaggaacgctagcctgggagctaggagacacaggaacgctagcctgggagctaggagacacaggaacgctagcctgagagctaggtaaaacagggacgctagcctgggagctaggagactggCGGGGCTGACCCTTCCTTCTCGACCGACCTTTACCTCGTTgtaggctccggggtcctcccaAAGCCAGTCGAGTTCCCCAGTAGGGATCCCTAACAGGCTCGTCCTCCCATCCATACAACAAATCTTCCCTTGCCTCCAGCAGGTAGCTCTGCCAGTAGGCAGTCCTTTCGGCCATGTCCATCTCAGCCAAATCTGTCTCCGCTGGATCCACTTGTGGCTGGTTCGTTCTGTCACGGTTTgctgtgggtgtggacccaaatgcaaggagagacggAGGCAGGATAGACGCAtaacgttcttggaaccagtccatgtttattctcaaaatcaaaatcaaaacttaaatccaaaaacaggaggggagcaggaacagggagcaagaccagacacactGCACACGAAGGGAGACCACAAACCTGACAACATAATacaacgaaccagcaaccacactgtgaccaagcacacatttaaatagtgaaggaggcctgattaggaatgggccacacctgggtgcaaacatgagggagctactcaatcaccaagcactcacacagacatcactgaggggtggagccacaagcaggaatccctaaaacacagacaagagttaacaccagacaagactcaaaatacacaaagacacagAACAACTGAACTTAACTAACAGAACATGACACTATATCTAAAATAATCCTGATAacttcattttgactgaaactaTGTTGCATTTTAGCCCAAAGactataaataaaactaaataaaacatttgctgTCATAATTAACACTGATTGTAACCTTGCATATTGGATGATATTGATTGTACCCActgttattacttattttgtagggAGGATTaatagaaaagacttgatcatgtgatattactctaacagaaaacattaatcagcaacaggtatgagaaaaaactggcccattcattattaaccaatggattATGGAGATTTCAACCTTTAAATTTAGAATGCTCTTCAActgaatacaaataataataataacaataaaaagatttttaaaaaactcaataaatccaataaaaactatatatcATGTAagaaattttagatgcaggccaatATATTCcgatttgtttgtattttaagaaaataaatgttaaaatacagCATTACAATTAATGGCATTACTACGAACACTAAttaaagctttttcttttttctgatgagCAGCATATAGACTGCAGCTTAAGATAACTTCTGGGAATTCTGCCTTGGACCTCAATGACCCAGCAGTGAAAAAGGACCTCCTCAAAAAGGTGAATCCCAAACTTTCAAAGGccaattttaaggttttttataATAACACAAGGCTTGAATCAGACAGATCATGTCTTCATGTGAGGGCTGGCAAAGGTGACCATTATAGCTTAATGACACCAATCTGAAATGTATACACCTGCTATAAAGGCAAACTACAAGGTGACCCTAGGTCAGGGTTGGCAAtatgtggctctggagccatgAATAGACGCCTCATTGGCTGTGGAGGGACATGCTGAAAGTGCTGCCATCTTGGTGCATGTACATCTACAGGGTATTGGTAAGAGGTGGAGAATTATTCACTGAATCTTCCAAACTTTTTTAGTACACAAGATGcttaaatattttgaaaatgctggttttattatcttattatcTTTTCTGTGGAATCACTTTTCACAGGTAATGTTTTCGTACAGGTAATCACACTATGATTCTGAATCAACGCCATGTTTCAATTTAAAACTAAACTGAAGGCAAAGGTATTAATTGAAAACAGCTATTGACAAATGTTGCTGGGGGTGGGGTACTGCAAAGTAACCCCTTAGCCCTTCAGCTGGCTGCTCCGAGAGGTGACAAAAATGTTTCATCTTTGAAGAAGAACATTCAAACAGccataacttcttcaaatattaATAGATTTCTAAGTGTGTGACATCAATGGAAAGCTTAGAAACCAcactttcagaatctgtaaataactcaaaattatTTCTGACAATTAGTATGATTTATATGTGTCTTTACATTTAAAGTCATTCAAAATGCCCTATAGGACAATTAGTTTATATTTTACTATCAATTTTAGAAAGAGATTGTTCTAAGggtatatgattttttttcaatggctacgtttacatgagagttttaattcccctttaatccagaataaaaatgtaatcctctttaaaaagattattaattcccttgtaaacacctaattcctaACTAAAAAGGCCAATCCGAAGTAGGCGGTtggtttgttctgattttaattccgaattgaataattcctcgatcttgtaTACGTTTTGTTCCGCTTTAAATAATACTGGTCGTTCTGCCATGCTCATCCTGTCACGAAGACGTGCTGACGAGCACATAATCCAGGATGGCCGCCCGAAGTAAGCGTTGGACTCGAGCCGAGATTATTTAAGAGCCTTAGATgttatggatataatgaaaagagtggatggatggacatattacacacacacagacatacaaagacacagacacagacacacacacacacatacacacacacacacacacacacacacacacacatcagaaaaTGGCAGAAGCTTCATTGGGCAACATGAAGCATTACATCAGGCCACATAGCTTCACAAATGTCGTGCGGGTCATTGAAAGTTCTCCTTCTACTCAAAATCCTGTAgagtggaggtagagcagccATTGCACAAACTCCTGGCTTTGATTGGCTACAGTATGGTCTTCTGCCTCTATTCTCTGGTACTCTATCTcacttctcctgctcagctgacgaAAGTAAAgcagtgtgttattgtcaagctgttgcttcaaaacagtcaaaataaaagtgaaaatagtagCTATTAAGTGGTCTTTCTctgttgtagccgaaaagaaagggtttgtttttatttttttccggtAGACGTGAATACGTTATGTTCggcccctgtccaatcagaagcctTCCCAAACCACAGGCCTGAAGCAGAATTGAATGAAGGCGattaaacatgttttccatgtaaacctcaattcggaattactatttccatgtaaacacgaagcagaacacttgaattctgtattatttaattcagaataaatgattcacaattaaaaaaagcatcatgtaaccgtggccattgtttAAAAAAGCAACCTTCAGCGTTTCAACTTTGTTACCTCTCTGTGATCGTGTGTAAAGTTCAGAAATTGCCCAATGCAGGGGCTGAACAGACCATTAGAAGTGCTGAGTAAGGAGAGTCTGCAGAAAAAGGTATTAGGCCAGCCAATGAAATAACAGAAGAGGTGTCAAGTTCAAGGCACTTTAAAAGTGTGGGGTTTTCAGCTGTTATAGTCTCAGTGTTTTATGATCTGATCTTTTGGCTCTTGCTAACATTTTCATGTAACTCACAACTGGAAAACTCTCCTCACATTTTGTATATGCattgtcattgtttgtgttttagggGGATTGGTTTTGGGGTAGTGCAAGATTAGACAAATATCATTATAAAGTTCTTTTAGAGTCTGAGTAGTAGCTCGTAAATCTTTCCATAAAAATCTAGAAGTTTAAATCATGTTCATCCAGAGTCATTCAGTGATTTTGTGTCTAAAGTTGTTAGAAAATACAGAGCAGAAATCATTCTGAATGACTGAAGGAGGCAGAAAAAGGCTGACAGACCTCAGGAGATGAGCAACAAACTAATGTTCTTAACTCAACTCTAAAGGAAAACATTTGAACCCTAAAGTTGTGTGTGAAATGATTTTGAATTGTGTAACAATCTCAGACAAACTGTTTTCCAGCTTGAAGAAAGACTGAAGTCGAAAGTAGAGAGAAAAGTCACCCTGAAGTGGAGAAACCCACAAGATGGGAAGGTCTTCAAAAAGCTTCATACAGTTGTGGACAGTAATGGTCCTGAAGACTGTAATGGAGATGATGTTTAAGTGCTGTAGTCATACTTTAGTTTGAAACTTTAACAACAAATACTGCACTTTCTACTCAACTACATCAAGGCTGTAGGGAAACTAAGTACTGATACTATAAGTAGATGTTCTAGTACTTTATTCTGCAATATTTATTCTTTATAAATAGTTGATCACAGATAGACTTTGATGCATTTTACTTTGTTATCTAACACTGTGGAAAAAGAAACCACAAAGATTATCCTTAAAGCTGCTGCTGGCTCTCCTTATCACCTCTtttaacacagataaagacacaAAGTATGTAAATAtaactgtgtttccattacagattttcgcaaagtaaaagcaatatttctaaatgtcgacaaagtataattgtgctttgaacgcgtttccatttaacgttgttttgggctggaGACTAGTACcgcatcatgttttctcagagagcagtggtcatgtgaccgaTTACGTCAcatgtaattgcagaaaaagtggcacttttgcgacacattttaatatttaaatgtttgaaattcctcctcatgaaagcgtcaaaacttttgagcaatttttgagtgttttttcgaaagtcaggtgtttccatttcaattgtgctatttagattttctgCATTTCCAAAGATAATGCTTGTGACTTCAGGGAAACAAAGTGGAAAGATTTAATGACAGATTCCATCAAGGATAGCCTAAACTTGACACAGAGCAACTTTGCTGCATCTTCAATAATATTCTACGATACAAAGTTAGACTGAAgtttaaagttacatttcttatatttaagaagcattttgacttaatttttactgtgatatcttgtgttttttagcCAAACTGTGATTCGcttgatgttatttttattccggtttgtttatggtgtgatatgacgtcactcctcaagattttggcacaactttcaatccgtgaaaaaaaaacagaaatgtaaggGGAATTGCTTTGTTAGTGTGTTtggggtcacactggcatcagtagagGACGAGAACAACTTTGGAATGAAATACAGGTTCAGTTTTTAAAATGCTAGGAATTGtcgccagcagctttaagttcaaAGTAACAACTTTTATTTCAGTGCAGAATACATTTGTCtgtcatattttgtcatttaaactttattatgtcacaccagtttgtgtgtctgtaggaaaaactgattaataaataataataattaaaataggcTTCACAATGTCCAGCTCTTAGTTGTGCTGAgcctttctttctgtttgtcTTGCAACAGCTTAGAAAAAGGTGTAACACCCTTAGCACTGCTCTCAATGACTGTTTTACTCGTATAAACTATCCTGaatgtaagaaataaaatgcctgaaaatgtgtctaataatgtgtaaataaaataactcaCATGACCATCACTATGTTTGTTGTCCAATAATGTCTGTCCTGAACAAACCACAACGATAAACAccagatttccactggatgtgtaaCAACAGAACATCTTCCATGCTCCGCTGTCCATTAGTTATGGTGGACATATTAGAGTAATGCATTACTAAGTAACTAAGTTACTGGCATCTGTGCCTctcaaggcaaatttatttgtatagcgcatttcatacacaaggcaactcaatgtgctttacatgataaaacattcaattgtttaaaatccatactaacaattaaaatcaccagtaaaatcaattaaaatcaccagtaaaaatcaattaaaatcaccaataaaatcaattaaaatcatcagtaaaatcaattaaaatcatcagtaaaatcatcaacaaacacatgacaacaacatgaccaaagatctctctctcagtcatacgcagtatgatttaaaaatgttcacattggatgctgacttcaactctgctggcagtttgttccacttctttgcagcataacaactaaaagcagcatcaccatgtttactgtgagctctgggctccactatctgacctgtgtccatagatctgagagacctgctgggttcaaacctgactaacatgtcactgatgtattctggaccaaacccattcacagatttatacaccagcagcagaactttaaagtctattctgaggctgactgggagccagtgtaaagactttataAACACAAAGAGCCTTCAGCCAAAACAGGTTAAAACTCAAGGAAAGACACAATATTCCATCTCCAGGGCTCTCAAGTTTTGAATTCAGTTCAGAGTGAGACTTTGGCTGCAGCGGTGGTTAGGGTacaatctgataaaagacacatacatttgtacaaaaaattTTTAGCATTCAacatttcttactgcaggggtgcttatcaaGTGCATGTGTTTATGGTTAGTGTTGTTCAATGTAGGTGTTAGTGGCAGGTTTTGAGGCCTTCAGCACAGGGGAAATTACGTCATTGCCTACTTTGATTGTTCATTTGCATGTAAGTGTAATGGATGCTGCAGGGGAAGAAGAACCTCACACaaaaagttagtaaaaaaacaccttcaatatgtttaaaactacaaatgcttaacttcactaatcaatcaatctttatttatatagcaccaattcacaacacaacactcaactaaactttatttatatagcgcaaattacaaagtcatctcagtgcgcttaacaaaatataaagttcatagaaagaaaaagaacccaacaagacccacatgaacaagcattaagGGACAgcgggaagaaaaaaatgtcccctattttataggaagaaatctccagtggaaccaggttcagaggtggcagccatcttgttcgactggttgggttagtgaacaaaAGGGAAAATTTCAGTGTATGCaccctgtattttttattgaagaaatgtgaaaaacttctttttttcccctaaaaccACAGTGAGTTTTGTTGGTTGTCAATAAATGCAATCCAgatacacaaaacacatgtgctgacaacatcaactgaaaaaataactattaaacCACATTTCTACATGattttgcattaatttattacaacaacaaaaataaaaaataaattggctTTTGCTCACTTTTTGTTTCAATACTTTCATCTTTACATTGGCAATCAACTATTCCACCAAGTTATGGCATCAGTCAATATGCCATACTTTTCAACTAACTGTATACTCATTCCAcgtaaaaaatgataaaaatccaACCTATACCAATAGAACTCACTGTACTAAAAggacacagggtaaagtagtcccagttttaaaagttaataaaacaaaccgggtgcaaaataatgcgttttgttaggtaCAGATCTTCTAATAgcgacatttcaaaggttttaggcaacatttgtaaaaacagtggatgatccctttaaaacacgtcttttttaggcaatatattGATTCTATTGGAATTAACTATGTGCACTCTtgcacatttaaatgctggtacaatcattttaaatgtcaaatcttaATTGAAAATAAACTTATTAGGAGTTATACCCCTTTCCCCGCCCCCCAAACAATGACATGttttgtcacaaacacaatattccaTTATCgactaaaatatagtagaacagctttataaaatacaagcaatggatatgaagtcattaggttattgtgaagaaatacaaatgattttatgtaattatgcaagaatactagtatagtttccTGGCAAGAAAATaagtgtacataacttacagaAGGGGcacaacaagatggtttgtactgagtgcccaaaatgtggtgctatgCCCCTATGG
This window of the Gouania willdenowi chromosome 18, fGouWil2.1, whole genome shotgun sequence genome carries:
- the LOC114480179 gene encoding macrophage mannose receptor 1-like encodes the protein MARILLALMCLSGWSSSTCLQYHYVADQKTWTEAQTYCRQTYADLATIGNKEQNDQLLDTITSNGQSSEVWMGLYSTIDWRWSDGFSGVGANYSNWRHGQPNFHSAHEFCVLATSVWYDVLCSAKRCFVCYNGSQLDPNVFFVNSYETWPVAQKYCRENYVDLVTVTNIKVVEKINSETGGSKVWIGLHRAPNFFWSDGSNFTFNNWDSVANKLNSMKVICAVTSSTMGGKWKFLSCEEKLPFVCYSIPHAYRLQLKITSGNSALDLNDPAVKKDLLKKLEERLKSKVERKVTLKWRNPQDGKVFKKLHTVVDSNGPEDCNGDDV